In Nicotiana tabacum cultivar K326 chromosome 21, ASM71507v2, whole genome shotgun sequence, one DNA window encodes the following:
- the LOC107830844 gene encoding protein DETOXIFICATION 29, with the protein MFSQVHKTRMEEETKVPLLLSKLPKWPSDEDDILPINGIRNFFQEFNYESKKLWYLAGPAIFTSLCQYSLGAVTQLFAGHVGTIQLAAVSVENSVIMGIAEGVLLGMGSALETLCGQAYGAKELNMLGIYMQRSWIILNTAAILLTLINIFATQILMLIGQPENISRWAGKFALWMIPQVFSFALEFPIMKFLQAQSKMMVMAVIAGVSFALHTFFTWLLMLKLGWGLPAAAAVLNGSWWFMVIGKLVYIFLGSCGEAWSGFSWKAFHHLWEFVRLSLASGIMICLEYWYFMSLILSAGYLKNADIAVDATSICTNIVGWTFMLCIGFNAAISVRVSNELGAGRPRRAKFSVLVVSITSLAIGAFLTVLLFAARNHYPALFTNNALVQQAVYDLTPILGATLFVNSLQPTLSGVAIGVGWQEHVAYVNIVCYYFFGIPLGLLLTFLFKLGIQGMWYGMLVGTTSQTCVLIWMIAKTDWENEASVANDRIQKSGGHTNNS; encoded by the exons ATGTTTAGTCAAGTTCACAAAACCAGGATGGAGGAGGAAACAAAGGTACCACTTCTCCTCTCAAAACTTCCAAAATGGCCATCTGATGAAGATGACATCCTCCCCATTAATGGTATCAGAAACTTTTTCCAGGAGTTCAACTATGAGTCCAAGAAACTGTGGTACCTCGCCGGACCCGCGATATTCACCTCCCTTTGCCAGTACTCTTTGGGCGCTGTCACTCAACTCTTTGCTGGCCATGTTGGAACCATTCAACTTGCTGCTGTCTCCGTTGAGAACTCGGTTATTATGGGAATCGCAGAGGGCGTACTG TTGGGAATGGGAAGCGCATTGGAGACGTTATGTGGGCAAGCATATGGAGCAAAAGAGCTAAATATGTTAGGGATTTACATGCAAAGGTCATGGATAATCCTCAATACTGCAGCAATACTATTGACTCTTATCAACATATTCGCCACCCAAATTCTAATGTTAATCGGTCAGCCCGAAAACATCTCAAGGTGGGCGGGGAAATTCGCGTTGTGGATGATACCACAAGTGTTTTCATTTGCTTTGGAATTCCCAATTATGAAGTTTTTGCAAGCTCAGAGCAAGATGATGGTCATGGCTGTTATAGCTGGGGTTTCATTTGCTTTGCATACTTTTTTTACTTGGCTTTTGATGCTGAAGCTAGGCTGGGGTTTGCCGGCCGCCGCGGCGGTTCTCAACGGCTCGTGGTGGTTCATGGTCATCGGGAAACTTGTGTATATTTTTTTGGGGAGTTGTGGTGAAGCTTGGTCTGGATTTTCTTGGAAGGCTTTTCATCATCTCTGGGAATTTGTTAGATTATCCCTTGCATCTGGTATAATGATTTG CTTAGAATATTGGTACTTTATGTCGCTCATTCTCTCTGCTGGATACTTAAAGAATGCAGATATCGCAGTGGATGCAACTTCCATATG TACAAACATAGTTGGCTGGACATTCATGTTGTGTATTGGATTCAATGCAGCTATAAG CGTCAGGGTATCAAATGAACTAGGAGCAGGGCGTCCAAGAAGAGCAAAATTCTCAGTGCTAGTGGTCTCAATCACTTCACTTGCAATTGGTGCCTTTCTTACAGTCCTACTTTTCGCTGCTCGAAACCATTATCCAGCTTTGTTTACCAATAATGCACTAGTCCAGCAGGCTGTGTATGATCTTACTCCTATATTAGGAGCCACTCTTTTCGTTAACAGTCTCCAACCTACGCTCTCTG GGGTGGCTATTGGAGTAGGTTGGCAAGAACATGTGGCCTATGTTAACATAGTGTGCTACTATTTCTTTGGTATCCCTTTGGGTCTTTTGCTTACCTTCCTCTTCAAATTGGGCATTCAG GGCATGTGGTATGGAATGCTGGTAGGAACTACTTCCCAAACCTGTGTCCTAATTTGGATGATAGCAAAAACTGATTGGGAAAATGAG GCTTCTGTTGCTAATGATAGAATTCAAAAGTCGGGAGGCCACACCAATAATAGCTAA